A section of the Engraulis encrasicolus isolate BLACKSEA-1 chromosome 8, IST_EnEncr_1.0, whole genome shotgun sequence genome encodes:
- the LOC134454274 gene encoding uncharacterized protein LOC134454274, with protein MSCSISTQHLGGTFTLQQRSGSVRDTKRSSTRSAIFSIPQVDFIHEGAYYCQYQTQVSSRDFTSPQSNTVSFAVTVSLVQPNISVVAPDGGLFWGPQGPEVTRGHSLSILCSTEAQYPGGSFHLLLDASNSTRTQSALNHSASFHIPEIEHSHQGNYSCVYQVTVSSRTFNSTQSEPLTLTVRVFLAPIISSVLVCGLFLLITTSAVIYLAKRKDEANEESLPMATFAPAVSGTGNSSEHGPDATPADDNIYMNTMELADSGHCGGAEDDLEDDDYENSEKFKISTGIDNDHEEDDIYQNHN; from the exons atgagctgctccatctccacaCAGCACCTGGGTGGGACGTTCACCCTGCAGCAGCGCTCTGGCTCAGTCAGAGACACAAAGAGATCCTCGACACGCTCGGCCATCTTCTCCATTCCTCAGGTGGACTTCATCCATGAAGGAGCCTACTACTGCCAGTATCAAACACAAGTGTCTAGCAGAGACTTCACATCCCCTCAGAGTAATACCGTCAGCTTTGCGGTgacag TGTCTCTGGTGCAGCCCAACATCTCTGTAGTTGCCCCAGATGGAGGGCTGTTCTGGGGGCCTCAGGGGCCAGAGGTGACCAGGGGCCACAGCCTCTCCATCCTCTGCTCTACTGAAGCCCAATACCCAGGAGgctccttccacctcctcttgGACGCCTCCAACAGCACCAGGACTCAGAGCGCCCTCAACCACTCAGCCTCCTTCCACATCCCTGAGATAGAGCACTCCCACCAGGGCAACTACAGCTGTGTCTACCAGGTCACAGTGTCCAGCCGCACCTTCAACTCAACACAGTCCGAACCACTAACTCTCACTGTAAGAG TTTTCCTGGCCCCAATCATTTCCTCTGTATTAGTCTGTGGATTATTCCTACTCATCACGACCTCTGCTGTCATCTACCTGGCCAAGAGGAAGGACGAGGCCAATGAGGAGAGCCTGCCTATGGCAACGTTTGCTCCTG CCGTATCTGGCACTGGAAATAGCTCTGAGCACGGGCCAGATGCCACACCTGCAGATGACAACATCTACATGAACACAATGGAGCTTGCTGACAGCGGCCATTGCGGAGGCGCAGAAGATGACTTGGAAGATGACGACTATGAAAATAGCGAAAAATTCAAGATTTCAACTGGCATAGACAATGACCATGAGGAGGATGACATCTATCAGAACCATAACTGA
- the LOC134454275 gene encoding uncharacterized protein LOC134454275 — MLATDVYKTNLIGVVVDEVHLTYINGGRLRKDGRLLGKALRGWGTESYRETRNTGTAELHSREIVRRPLQLQNPVDIIASPNRPNIRLSIRRLSSESLDCFDWLVKDLKEKGVEMSPVNIYCWTINTREKTMLKESLNGCFRKALYVHFEPHVSSVEPGLSCCTYCHSLCKCNSDCCSVPKPNFEIPKQILSPVKCRNVTLEEQGLVRQLLEEYRDSLIAPGEHLYTNASFCTGFSNVLIYSVLESLCDI; from the exons ATGCTAGCCACCGATGTATACAAGACCAACCTGATCGGCGTAGTTGTCGATGAAGTCCATCTTACTTATATAAATG gaggaaggctgagaaaggacggaaggcttttagggaaagctttgcgaggttggggaactgagagctatcgtgaaaccag aaacaccggtactgcggaattgcactcaagagaaattgtcaggagaccgctccaactccaaaacccagttgacatcattgccagccccaatcgacccaacatcagactctccataagacgactttcgagtgagtcactggactgtttcgactggctcgtgaaggacttgaaagagaaaggagtggagatgtcACCAGTCAACATATACTGCTGGACAATAAACACGAGGGAGAAAACGATGCTTAAAGAAAGTCTAAATGGCTGCTTTAGGAAGGCCCTGTATGTACATTTTGAGCCTCACGTGTCCAGTGTGGAGCCTGGCCTTTCCTGCTGCACCTATTGCCACTCATTATGCAAGTGTAACTCTGACTGTTGCTCTGTGCCAAAACCCAACTTTGAAATACCCAAACAAATCCTGTCACCTGTCAAATGCAGAAATGTCACATTGGAAGAGCAGGGACTGGTCAGACAGCTTTTGGAGGAGTATAGGGATAGCCTGATTGCACCAGGTGAACACCTTTACACAAATGCCTCATTCTGCACTGGTTTCAGCAATGTACTAATTTACTCAGTTTTGGAAAGTCTTTGTGATATTTGA